A window of the Wolbachia endosymbiont (group A) of Pogonocherus hispidulus genome harbors these coding sequences:
- a CDS encoding ferredoxin family 2Fe-2S iron-sulfur cluster binding protein translates to MPSVTFVLPDGSKKSYEAAEGETLLNLAHRSDQDLLEGACEGSLACSTCHVIVDPEFYDAVETHNPISDEENDMLDLAFGLTETSRLGCQIKITKDIDGLCVTIPRGTRNISLDKQGSD, encoded by the coding sequence ATGCCATCTGTTACTTTTGTTTTACCTGATGGGAGTAAGAAAAGCTATGAAGCTGCAGAGGGAGAAACTCTGCTTAATTTAGCCCACAGAAGTGATCAAGATCTGCTTGAAGGTGCATGTGAAGGCTCTCTTGCTTGTTCTACATGCCACGTGATTGTTGATCCAGAATTTTATGATGCTGTAGAAACGCATAATCCCATATCTGATGAGGAAAACGATATGTTAGATCTAGCCTTCGGCTTAACAGAGACATCAAGACTTGGGTGCCAAATAAAAATCACAAAAGATATCGACGGCTTGTGTGTAACCATACCAAGGGGTACAAGAAATATATCATTGGATAAACAGGGGAGTGATTAG
- a CDS encoding rhodanese-related sulfurtransferase has protein sequence MSFVIATFYHFVELSNYYDMKDEIKTACDNIELKGTILLAEEGINATVSGERNAIDKIFDFLRSDYRLRDLTWKESAAEYQPFSKMKVKLKREIVNLGVSNLDISLKGKYVDPEHWDDFTSQPDVLVIDTRNEYEVKLGKFKNAINPHTQRFRDFPEWAKSFSESKDLKVAMYCTGGIRCEKSTAYMKNLGFNNVYHLKGGILSYLEKTYNKNGNWEGECFVFDDRIAVDNSLTPSNTIKCILCSNQVSTDELKSVPRGQVVCSDCKLQCYSYNK, from the coding sequence ATGAGCTTCGTCATTGCAACTTTCTATCACTTTGTAGAACTCTCTAATTATTATGACATGAAAGACGAAATAAAAACTGCATGCGACAACATTGAATTAAAGGGTACTATACTCCTTGCAGAAGAGGGTATTAATGCAACCGTATCTGGTGAAAGAAACGCGATTGATAAAATATTCGATTTTCTACGTTCTGATTATAGGCTAAGGGACCTTACATGGAAAGAGAGTGCAGCAGAATATCAACCATTTAGCAAGATGAAGGTAAAATTAAAAAGAGAGATTGTGAATCTTGGTGTAAGCAATCTTGATATTTCCCTTAAGGGTAAATATGTTGATCCAGAGCATTGGGATGATTTTACTTCTCAACCTGACGTTTTAGTAATAGACACAAGAAATGAGTATGAAGTGAAATTAGGCAAGTTTAAAAATGCAATTAATCCACATACTCAGCGTTTTCGCGATTTTCCTGAGTGGGCAAAGTCTTTCTCTGAGAGTAAAGACCTGAAAGTAGCTATGTACTGCACTGGTGGGATTAGATGCGAAAAATCAACAGCGTACATGAAAAATCTTGGATTTAACAATGTGTACCACCTGAAAGGCGGCATTCTTTCTTACCTTGAAAAAACTTATAATAAAAACGGTAATTGGGAAGGTGAGTGTTTTGTTTTTGATGATAGAATTGCTGTTGATAACTCACTTACTCCAAGCAACACAATAAAATGCATACTCTGCTCAAATCAAGTTTCAACTGATGAACTGAAGTCAGTTCCACGTGGCCAAGTGGTTTGTTCTGATTGTAAACTTCAGTGTTATAGCTATAATAAGTAA
- the terL gene encoding phage terminase large subunit, whose translation MNKINFLKFIELCFQTVVPGCEYNNHRYIKVIADRLEAASTGEVRRIIFNMPPRSMKSMCVSVAWPAWILGNQPTARIIVASYSRLLSEKHSLDTRCIMQSSWYRELFPEVELSKDQNTKYKFQTVQRGCRIATSVGGTLTGEGGDFIIVDDPLSSAQALSETFRKRATNWFDQTLVPRLNDRKKGVIVLVMHRLHQEDLTEHLLSKPKNIWHHICLPIIAENKEIVYSIKKPAHPVSVIQVTATRQLYNTTASCTAPAMILYSREEGQLLYPLYGGKEEVEMIKAELGSYAFAAQYQQNPLPLSSGIIKREWLKRYRNFPDSLSYVTQSWDTAVSTNNSSNFSVCTTWAKTDNKFYLLDVYRAKLEYPKLKEQVLSLAARWMPHAILIEAKTSGQQLTQELKANSNLPIIEIVPHNDKLSRFYQIAPIIESGKVFLPHQAVWLNDFEYEILMFPEARHDDQVDSTVQYLQWVRKTNTSVFRVRDFTSDSV comes from the coding sequence ATGAACAAAATCAACTTTTTAAAATTCATTGAACTGTGCTTTCAAACGGTGGTGCCGGGGTGTGAGTATAATAATCATCGGTACATAAAAGTCATAGCAGATAGGCTAGAAGCAGCGAGTACTGGTGAAGTGAGACGAATAATATTCAATATGCCTCCGCGTTCAATGAAATCTATGTGTGTAAGTGTTGCGTGGCCCGCATGGATACTGGGAAATCAGCCAACTGCAAGAATAATAGTTGCAAGCTACTCTCGGCTGCTTAGCGAAAAGCACTCGCTCGATACAAGATGTATAATGCAGTCTAGTTGGTATAGAGAGCTATTTCCAGAGGTAGAACTATCCAAAGATCAGAATACCAAATACAAATTCCAAACAGTGCAGAGAGGATGCAGAATTGCAACATCAGTTGGGGGAACATTAACTGGTGAGGGGGGAGATTTCATTATCGTGGATGATCCACTAAGCTCCGCTCAAGCTTTGAGCGAAACGTTTAGAAAGCGTGCTACAAACTGGTTTGACCAGACTCTAGTGCCAAGGCTCAACGATAGAAAAAAAGGAGTCATCGTTCTTGTGATGCATAGGCTACATCAGGAAGATTTAACTGAGCATCTTCTCTCTAAACCAAAAAACATATGGCATCATATTTGTTTGCCAATAATAGCTGAAAATAAGGAGATTGTTTATTCAATCAAAAAGCCAGCGCATCCTGTTTCTGTCATCCAAGTAACTGCAACCAGGCAGTTGTATAATACAACAGCATCATGCACTGCACCTGCAATGATACTATACTCAAGAGAAGAAGGTCAGTTGCTATATCCCCTCTATGGAGGAAAAGAAGAAGTTGAGATGATAAAAGCTGAACTTGGGAGTTATGCTTTTGCTGCTCAATATCAACAGAACCCTCTGCCACTTTCAAGTGGTATAATTAAACGAGAGTGGCTGAAGCGCTATAGAAATTTTCCTGATAGTCTCTCATATGTCACTCAGAGCTGGGATACTGCGGTTTCAACGAACAATTCTAGCAACTTTAGCGTCTGCACTACCTGGGCAAAAACAGACAACAAATTCTATTTACTTGATGTATATCGCGCAAAGCTTGAGTATCCAAAGCTTAAAGAGCAAGTTCTGTCACTAGCTGCAAGATGGATGCCACACGCAATTTTAATCGAAGCAAAAACAAGTGGTCAACAATTAACACAAGAGCTAAAAGCAAACAGTAATTTACCCATTATTGAAATAGTGCCACACAATGACAAACTCTCTCGATTTTATCAGATTGCTCCGATTATAGAGTCTGGCAAGGTTTTTCTGCCGCACCAAGCAGTATGGCTGAACGATTTTGAGTATGAGATTTTAATGTTTCCGGAAGCTCGCCACGATGACCAAGTGGATAGTACCGTGCAATATCTGCAGTGGGTGAGAAAAACTAACACCAGCGTTTTCAGGGTCAGGGATTTTACCTCCGATTCTGTTTGA
- a CDS encoding transposase, translating into MTKKAADAVGFQVIPKRWIVERTFAWLSNFRRMSKDYSSYFKN; encoded by the coding sequence ATTACTAAAAAAGCAGCTGATGCTGTAGGATTTCAAGTTATTCCTAAACGGTGGATTGTTGAAAGAACTTTTGCTTGGCTTTCCAATTTTAGACGTATGAGCAAGGATTATTCCTCTTACTTCAAAAACTAA
- a CDS encoding type IV secretion protein Dot, with protein MAVVEGIKTKEGFVKTRGGMKIQTITIPYKRVDQQDRKYLVYFVGGGNRIIKSKELDLQNWQWATDQDITVCLFNYPGLGKSKSSFTFRNDRVESGIAVVTDLLKNNIKPDNIIWGLLWRICSCRGS; from the coding sequence ATGGCAGTAGTAGAAGGAATTAAAACTAAGGAAGGGTTTGTAAAAACTCGAGGAGGGATGAAAATCCAGACAATTACAATTCCCTATAAAAGGGTAGATCAACAAGACAGAAAATACTTAGTTTATTTCGTAGGTGGAGGAAATCGTATTATAAAATCTAAAGAATTGGATTTGCAAAATTGGCAATGGGCTACAGACCAAGATATTACTGTATGTTTATTTAATTACCCTGGCTTAGGCAAGAGCAAAAGCTCTTTTACGTTTCGTAACGATAGAGTTGAATCAGGTATTGCAGTTGTCACTGATTTGTTAAAAAATAATATAAAGCCAGATAATATTATTTGGGGATTGCTTTGGCGGATATGTAGCTGCAGAGGTTCATAA